Proteins found in one Saccharomyces mikatae IFO 1815 strain IFO1815 genome assembly, chromosome: 5 genomic segment:
- the SRB4 gene encoding Srb4p (similar to Saccharomyces cerevisiae SRB4 (YER022W); ancestral locus Anc_7.503): MTTEEAAVDSKTGIKLALDPNLITLALGSNPNSNLHSPTSGEPVSESAGKPDASSHLEGDEVENKTKKDNDKRLKFLKNKDSLVSNPHEIYGSMPLEQLIPIILRQRGPGFKFVDLNEKELQNEISQLDNNSNTSRNNEKEDTNATNEEVQVGEDFMEVDYEDKDDAGNLKNETEHNANENGDTDNTVETIMTQEQFVKRRRDMLEHINLAMNESSLALEFVSLLLSGVKESTGISSMSPFLRKVVKPSSLNSEKIPYEVPTKKEYIELDILNKGWKLQSLNESKDLLRGSFNNLSSILKNEHDYWNKIMQNISNRDVIFKIRDRSSGQKLLAIKYGYEDSGSTYRHDRGIANIRNNIESQNLDLIPHSNSVVKGTDFLHSVKKFLRIRIFTKIESEDDYILSGESVMDRDGENEETEVTNIRNQIQILKKIIFEKELMYQIKKECALLISYGVSIENENKVIIELPNEKYEIELLSLDDDSIVNHEQDLPKINDKRANLMLIMLRLLLVVMFKKTLLSRISSPHRLINLNVDDDILIIRPILGKVRFANYKLLLKKIIKDYVLDIVPGSSITEAEVKREELQENKNIDDENITTLYKEIRAFDKLLNIPKRELKINLPLSEHKTPSLSLILESPNYCNALIHIKFEDSAEANAVAFNTTFSDFKEVEDFLHFIVAEFVQQKKM; encoded by the coding sequence ATGACGACAGAAGAAGCAGCGGTAGATTCTAAAACAGGGATCAAACTGGCACTGGACCCGAATTTAATTACATTGGCACTTGGTTCTAATCCCAACTCTAATCTGCATTCACCAACATCAGGGGAACCTGTATCAGAATCTGCAGGAAAGCCAGATGCTAGTTCTCACTTGGAAGGTGATgaagttgaaaataaaaccaagaaagataatgataaaaggttgaaatttttaaagaataaAGATTCTTTAGTCAGCAATCCACACGAAATTTATGGTTCTATGCCATTAGAGCAATTGATTCCGATCATTTTAAGACAGCGTGGACCAGGCTTTAAATTTGTCGATctgaatgaaaaagaattgcAAAATGAGATTAGTCAACTTGacaataatagtaataccAGTCGCAACAACGAAAAGGAGGACACTAATGCGACCAATGAAGAAGTGCAAGTTGGAGAAGATTTTATGGAAGTGGATTATGAAGATAAAGATGATGCAGGGAATCTAAAGAACGAAACAGAACACAATGCgaatgaaaatggtgaTACAGATAATACTGTTGAAACAATAATGACACAAGAACAGTTTGTTAAGAGGAGGAGAGATATGCTAGAGCATATAAATTTGGCTATGAACGAATCATCCCTAGCTTTGGAATTTGTTTCTCTGCTGCTATCGGGTGTTAAAGAGTCCACAGGTATTTCATCAATGTCACCATTTCTCAGAAAAGTTGTTAAACCTTCTAGTTTAAACAGCGAAAAAATTCCGTATGAAGTTCCTACAAAGAAAGAGTACATCGAGTTAGATATTTTAAATAAAGGTTGGAAGCTACAGAGTTTGAACGAATCTAAAGATTTATTACGTGGAAGTTTCAATAATTTAAGTTCCATATTAAAAAACGAACATGACTATTGGAATAAGATAATGCAAAATATTAGTAATAGGGAtgtcattttcaaaattaggGATAGATCTAGTGGTCAAAAGCTGTTGGCAATCAAGTATGGTTATGAGGACTCGGGGTCTACTTATAGACATGATAGAGGTATTGCTAATATAAGGAATAATATAGAATCGCAAAATTTGGATTTGATACCTCACAGTAATTCAGTAGTTAAAGGTACCGATTTCCTGCATTCAGTAAAGAAGTTTCTAAGGATTCGTATCTTCACAAAAATTGAATCAGAAGATGATTATATATTAAGCGGTGAAAGTGTCATGGATAGAGACGGTGAAAACGAAGAAACTGAGGTAACAAATATTAGAAACCAGATTCAAatcctgaaaaaaatcattttcGAAAAAGAGCTGATGTATCAGATAAAGAAAGAGTGCGCTTTGTTGATTTCTTATGGTGTCagtattgaaaatgaaaataaagtaaTAATTGAACTGcctaatgaaaaatatgaaattgAGTTATTGTCCCTTGATGATGACTCTATAGTAAATCATGAGCAAGATTTACCAAAGATCAACGACAAGAGAGCCAACTTGATGCTCATTATGTTGAGATTGTTATTAGTTGTCatgttcaaaaaaactttgTTGTCTAGAATAAGCTCACCCCATCGACTAATCAATTTGAATGTTGACGATGATATCCTAATAATTCGCCCCATCCTTGGTAAAGTTCGATTTGCAAATTACAAGCTGCtgctaaaaaaaatcataaagGATTACGTGCTCGATATAGTTCCCGGCTCAAGTATAACCGAGGCAGAAGTAAAGAGGGAAGAGCTTcaggaaaacaaaaacattgACGATGAAAACATAACAACATTGTATAAGGAGATCCGTGCCTTCGACAAACTATTGAATATACCCAAACGAGAACTTAAGATAAACTTACCATTATCTGAGCATAAAACCCCCAGTCTAAGTTTAATTCTTGAGAGTCCTAACTACTGTAATGCGCTGATCCAcatcaaatttgaagataGTGCAGAAGCCAATGCGGTGGCCTTTAACACAACATTTTCTGACTTTAAGGAGGTAGAGGATTTCTTACATTTTATTGTTGCTGAATTCGTCcaacagaagaagatgtaA
- the PRO3 gene encoding pyrroline-5-carboxylate reductase (similar to Saccharomyces cerevisiae PRO3 (YER023W); ancestral locus Anc_7.506): MTYTLAILGCGVMGQALLSAIYNAPKAANETTAAFYPSKIITCNHDEPSAQQVTDLVETFDESPNGIRVESTYGDNVSAVKEAAVVLLGTKPFLAEEVLNGVKSVINGKLLISLAAGWTIDQLSQYTSTVCRVMTNTPAKYGYGCAVVSYSNDVSKEQKPLVNELISQVGKYVELPEKNMDAATALVGSGPAFVLLMLESLMESGLKLGIPLQESKECAMKVLEGTVKMVEKSGAHPSVLKHQVCTPGGTTIAGLCVMEEKGVKSGIINGVEEAARVASQLGQKKK, encoded by the coding sequence ATGACTTACACGTTGGCAATTTTAGGCTGCGGAGTTATGGGCCAAGCACTTCTTTCAGCTATTTATAACGCCCCAAAGGCGGCCAATGAAACTACTGCTGCATTTTATCCTTCCAAGATCATCACATGTAACCATGATGAACCCAGTGCGCAACAAGTTACTGATCTAGTCGAGACATTCGACGAATCCCCAAACGGTATCAGAGTGGAAAGCACTTACGGTGACAACGTGAGTGCTGTCAAGGAAGCTGCTGTAGTTCTTCTTGGTACAAAACCATTTTTGGCAGAAGAAGTATTGAACGGTGTGAAGAGCGTCATCAATGGAAAGTTACTTATCTCGTTAGCAGCAGGCTGGACTATAGACCAACTAAGCCAGTACACTAGCACTGTTTGTCGCGTTATGACGAACACGCCTGCCAAATATGGCTATGGTTGTGCGGTGGTATCCTATTCAAATGATGTTTCCAAGGAACAAAAGCCACTGGTCAATGAGTTAATCAGTCAAGTTGGTAAATACGTTGAACTACCAGAGAAGAACATGGATGCAGCTACTGCATTGGTCGGCTCCGGCCCtgcttttgttttgttgATGCTAGAATCCTTAATGGAAAGTGGATTGAAGCTGGGAATTCCATTGCAAGAGAGTAAGGAGTGTGCCATGAAAGTCCTAGAAGGAACAGTGAAAATGGTTGAAAAAAGTGGTGCTCATCCATCTGTTTTGAAGCACCAAGTTTGCACACCAGGTGGTACAACAATTGCCGGGTTATGTGTCATGGAAGAGAAGGGCGTCAAGAGTGGTATTATCAATGGTGTTGAAGAGGCCGCCCGTGTTGCATCACAACTAggccaaaagaaaaaatag
- the YAT2 gene encoding carnitine O-acetyltransferase YAT2 (similar to Saccharomyces cerevisiae YAT2 (YER024W); ancestral locus Anc_7.510) has protein sequence MSSGSTIVSSDKSERTFKHEEELPKLPLPNLSDTLQRLKESLEPLYYADGYYQHPLDPEQIETLSSIIKNFEKNSVSEKLQSKLQSYHDSRDCYLDELHLDINNQTSTREIQDDVLPRNPFLVLADDALSNITQADRSAVLVHSAARFISALKQDLLPPDINAINGKPLSMAPFLNLFGTTRSPVFQRGEVENFDLNKPYTASDLEDPDYTSDDEYAREELDNGKKKHEEDIFTGNGITIKRHPDSKHILIISRGQYYTLEVLDSMNKIIYTAAELTTIFNYIIKDSSGTEKSTALGSLTSHSFRNWKYARKRLQKRYPNELHRIDSALFVLVLDESQEETTNDDNDTADISQTFNRTITERDKKCTSANCKRVFYGTSIINSKGHQVGSCVSRWYDKLQLVITADAKATVIWDSFTCDGSVVLRFTSEIYTESVLRLARDVNAGDPQFSLWPNVTQMDPETKKLMTATINPDGEGPSEIDPKFVVEKIDWSFSNILNTHVHLSETKLADLISKYDIVRASIPLGRRSALRLGIKPDSMVQVALQIAHYALYGRMVFGLEPISTRGFKNSRSSFINIQNQELLELCQLFISSSINGTGKLDKFIQTCETHHEMVKYVKSGLGFEKHFNALKYLFKFHDHFGIRLNDDESLAARNLFENPLILPFSQPELIVANCGNAATTTFGITPAVPQGFGIGYIIKDDQVDLTVTSQFRQGDRLMFMLNWVLGEIRSYWRMSRSTSHNKTGVKISPVVDKLYEMDNAVNNLSKCNGHTVSGTHPTSSSSQVNLNRYGGFFDLEGHIDSRNISKSPSVKNLQKTFNGLAMSADNDHSSSAVSVPTEKEKLNTGHEILQIQPREVASNGLEAGNETDTEVVTADTDGISSSPSGTSLNSKKRNVINSRFDIDFDRSRVGRKVATLDQ, from the coding sequence ATGTCAAGTGGTAGTACTATAGTTTCATCTGACAAATCGGAGCGAACATTTAAGCATGAGGAGGAGCTGCCAAAATTACCATTACCCAATCTCAGTGACACTTTGCAACGATTAAAGGAAAGTCTGGAACCATTGTATTATGCTGACGGCTACTACCAACATCCTTTAGACCCAGAGCAAATTGAGACGCTCTCGTCcataattaaaaattttgaaaaaaattcagtgAGTGAGAAGCTGCAGTCTAAACTACAGAGTTACCACGATTCTAGAGATTGCTACCTTGATGAATTGCACCTAGACATCAACAACCAAACGTCTACAAGAGAGATTCAGGACGATGTCCTGCCTAGGAACCCATTCTTAGTTCTCGCAGACGACGCATTATCCAATATCACTCAAGCTGACAGGTCTGCCGTCCTAGTACATTCTGCAGCAAGGTTCATTTCTGCTCTGAAGCAGGACTTATTGCCCCCAGATATCAATGCCATCAATGGTAAACCACTGTCAATGGCACCATTTTTGAACTTGTTCGGTACTACTCGTAGTCCTGTTTTCCAGCGCGGTGAGGTTGAAAATTTCGATTTGAATAAACCCTACACTGCATCTGATCTAGAGGATCCTGATTATACaagtgatgatgaatatGCTCGAGAAGAATTAGATAacggtaaaaaaaaacacgAAGAAGACATTTTCACTGGCAATGGTATAACCATCAAAAGACATCCGGATAGTAAACACATTTTAATTATCTCTAGGGGTCAATACTATACACTGGAAGTGCTTGACTCGATGaataaaatcatatatACTGCTGCAGAACTAACTACGATTTTCAACTATATCATCAAAGATTCATCGGGTACTGAGAAATCAACTGCGTTAGGTAGTTTGACTTCGCATTCTTTTAGAAACTGGAAGTatgcaagaaaaaggtTACAAAAAAGATATCCAAATGAACTGCACCGCATAGACTCTGCTCTGTTTGTTCTCGTTTTAGATGAATCACAAGAGGAAACCACCAACGATGATAACGATACTGCTGACATTAGTCAAACGTTTAATAGGACTATCACTGAACGAGACAAGAAATGCACTTCTGCTAATTGTAAAAGGGTGTTTTATGGTActtcaataataaacagTAAAGGTCATCAAGTTGGTTCATGTGTATCTCGTTGGTATGATAAATTACAGTTAGTCATCACTGCAGATGCGAAGGCCACGGTGATTTGGGATTCCTTCACCTGTGACGGGTCCGTTGTGCTTAGATTTACCTCAGAAATTTATACAGAATCGGTCTTGAGATTAGCTCGAGACGTGAATGCTGGCGATCCTCAGTTTTCACTATGGCCTAATGTCACACAAATGGATCCCGAAACCAAAAAGTTGATGACAGCAACCATAAATCCAGACGGAGAAGGTCCTTCTGAAATTGACCCCAAGTTCGTTGTGGAGAAGATCGATTGGTCCTTCAGTAACATCCTTAATACGCATGTGCATTTATCAGAGACCAAACTAGCAGATTTGATTTCCAAGTATGATATTGTTCGCGCCTCCATTCCCTTAGGCAGAAGGTCTGCTCTAAGGTTAGGAATCAAACCTGATTCGATGGTTCAAGTAGCCCTGCAAATAGCTCACTATGCGTTATACGGCAGAATGGTGTTTGGTTTAGAGCCAATATCCACACGTGGCTTCAAAAACTCAAGATCCtcttttattaatattcaaaatcaagaacTTCTAGAACTATGTCAATTATTTATTTCCAGTTCTATCAATGGGACGGGAAAGCTAGACAAATTTATCCAGACCTGTGAAACACACCATGAGATGGTTAAATATGTGAAGTCTGGCTTGGGCTTCGAAAAACATTTCAACGCATTGAAGTATCTCTTCAAGTTTCATGACCATTTTGGCATTCGCttaaatgatgatgaatcaTTGGCTGCTAGAAATCTCTTTGAAAATCCGTTGATTTTGCCCTTCTCACAACCTGAGTTGATTGTTGCCAATTGTGGTAATGCTGCCACCACAACGTTTGGTATAACACCCGCTGTGCCTCAGGGTTTCGGGATCGGTTATATCATTAAAGATGATCAGGTAGATTTGACCGTAACATCGCAATTTAGACAGGGTGACAGGTTAATGTTCATGTTGAATTGGGTCTTAGGTGAAATCCGCTCTTACTGGAGGATGTCCCGCAGCACTTCTCATAATAAAACTGGTGTAAAGATCAGTCCCGTGGTTGATAAATTATACGAAATGGACAATGCAGTCAATAACCTTTCAAAATGCAACGGCCACACTGTTTCTGGGACACACCCAACATCCTCGTCATCACAGGTTAATTTGAACAGGTATGGTGGCTTTTTCGATTTAGAAGGTCATATTGACAGCAGAAATATCTCGAAGTCACCGTCAGTCAAGAATTTACAGAAAACATTCAATGGCCTGGCAATGAGTGCAGATAATGATCATTCAAGTTCCGCAGTATCCGTTCCCACAGAGAAGGAGAAATTAAACACAGGCCATGAAATTTTACAAATCCAACCACGGGAAGTGGCAAGCAATGGACTAGAAGCAGGTAACGAGACGGATACTGAAGTAGTCACTGCTGACACTGATGGtatatcttcttctccatCAGGTACATCTCTAAATTCTAAGAAACGTAACGTTATCAACTCAAGATTCGACATTGATTTTGATCGTAGTCGCGTGGGTAGAAAGGTGGCAACCTTGGATCAGTAA